A genomic region of Cannabis sativa cultivar Pink pepper isolate KNU-18-1 chromosome 1, ASM2916894v1, whole genome shotgun sequence contains the following coding sequences:
- the LOC115704710 gene encoding serine acetyltransferase 1, chloroplastic, whose amino-acid sequence MAACVENCRSQNSTTPYSLESNNQCQLSNSLSKLVKLCIPTLPISTRIKSVSWVDEKISPTYNFLPQVRNEEQKEEEEELWIQIQEEAMSDVQQEPILHEYYTSSILSHNSLESSLSHLLAMKLSNSSLSKITLLETFYSVFIKDDGIRRAVRNDLKAVRERDPACTSYVHCLLNFKGFQASQAHRVAHKFWCQGRTAMATLIQSRVSEVFGVDIHPGAKIGSGLVIDHANGVVIGETAVVGENVTILHNVTLGGTGKVSGDRHPKIGDGVFIGAGSKVLGSVRIGEGAKIGAGSVVLKDLPPNTTAVGNPARLIGPN is encoded by the coding sequence ATGGCAGCTTGTGTCGAAAATTGCAGAAGCCAGAACTCAACTACCCCATATTCCTTAGAATCTAATAACCAATGCCAATTGAGCAATTCCTTAAGCAAATTAGTCAAATTATGTATACCCACTTTGCCAATTTCCACTCGTATCAAATCTGTCAGCTGGGTCGATGAGAAGATTTCACCAACATACAACTTCTTGCCCCAAGTAAGAAAtgaagaacaaaaagaagaagaagaagagttgtGGATTCAGATTCAAGAGGAAGCAATGTCCGATGTTCAACAAGAGCCAATTCTCCACGAATACTACACCTCATCAATATTGTCACACAACTCCCTCGAAAGCTCATTATCACATTTGTTGGCCATGAAGCTAAGCAATTCAAGCCTATCAAAGATAACACTTTTGGAAACATTCTATAGCGTTTTCATCAAAGACGACGGAATCAGAAGAGCTGTTAGGAATGATCTGAAAGCGGTAAGAGAACGAGACCCTGCTTGTACTAGTTATGTTCATTGCTTATTGAACTTCAAAGGCTTCCAAGCTAGTCAAGCTCACAGAGTGGCACATAAATTTTGGTGTCAAGGAAGAACAGCCATGGCAACTCTGATTCAGAGCCGAGTTTCAGAGGTTTTTGGGGTTGATATACATCCTGGAGCTAAGATTGGAAGTGGGTTAGTGATTGACCATGCCAATGGGGTTGTAATTGGGGAGACTGCCGTAGTGGGAGAAAATGTTACAATTCTTCATAACGTGACATTAGGTGGGACAGGGAAGGTTTCTGGGGATAGGCATCCCAAAATTGGTGATGGGGTGTTTATAGGAGCAGGGAGTAAAGTTTTGGGTAGTGTTAGAATTGGGGAGGGTGCTAAGATAGGTGCTGGTTCTGTTGTGTTGAAAGATTTGCCTCCTAATACCACTGCTGTTGGAAATCCTGCTAGATTAATTGGGCCTAATTGA